atgattgatattgccttGCGCAATATGTTGGTAAATTTTCCGACAAAGATAGACTTGCACTCTCAACACTCTTAACGGTACGCGTACCTTTTATTACCGCTAGAATGAACTCAAAATCTTCGCAAACCACGACTTAAAACCCGACACAGGGTAACATACGACTGCtttatggttgcaataggcatgCAGGGTTTCTAAATCTACGGGACCAGAAATCGTGCGGCCCTTACCACCTCAGTGGACAGATGGccgactatttcttaatgcttaggtgaATGGgaaaaattcaagggaccgacaaaatgTGCCGACCAGCTCTTAACCTCAAATAACAGTGCAATTGTCTCACGACTAGCTGACAACTAACTTCCAATGTGACAAAGGTTTTAATTCATATGTTCAATATGACACTAAGGGGCTTTAGATTGTGATACAAAATCCTCATTTTCCCACGCGGCTTATTATTATgatgatatataatataatatgacATCATACAACTTCATGATGTAGCTATTGACAGAAGGACAAATCgttgtctgttgttgtttttgttgattaACGTGATTCGTGCTTTCCAGGTAGCGCAGACGGTTTTCTTCGGGAGCTGTGTACTAAGCGACCTACTCGAAGCCATCCTTGGTAGAAAACCCAATGTGCTGAAGGCGATTCAAGACTACCTCTTTGGCGTGCTGCTGTTCCCGATGGCTATGGTAGGGGGCGTTTCATACCGTGACAGACATAGGATACCTGAGAGGCACTTGGCCTGGGTACCGCGCTGGTTAGGTTCACCATGAGAAAGTATGTGAGCGAGCTTAAACTTACCAGCATAGTTTCCAGGCTATAGGGCACCATAAACGCCAGTTCATTTGAGCAATACGTGTACATCAATAAGTATGTATATGTTTCATAGAGAATGTCTTATATAAACGATAAACCATATAGCAATGAATGTATAAATTAGCAATGAAGAACTTAATCTTCTCTGAAAAAAAGCTGGAAAGATTTAAGAGGGAACCTTTAGTCTagaaattgcatatttgttgATAAAGCTTTGAGGTGGGATTTATAAGATCAATTCGCAACTCATTTTGATATAATACATTATGACTTATTGCAAAACGCTTTCTCTGCGTTTCTTATGATTGTAGCCATCATATGATGTCTGTTAGAGGCTATAATGTCTTCCTTCTACAGATGGTTCAGTGCCTGTTCTGGGCCCTTTATGCCGTGGACCGGGAGCTGGTCTATCCGAGCGCACTGGATGCCGTCATTCCCAAATGGTTAAACCACGTCTGGGTATGTCTGGTCATTCTTTGCTTGAcaggttgattgattgattgattgatttgtttgCGCCTTTatcaatcgatcgatcgatcggtCGATCGATTCATTCATTGATGGATTGATTGGgttattgattggttgattgattgattgattgattgattgattgattcattcattcattcattcattcatctaacATACTATCCATCCGGATCTATTCATTCATCTgtccatccatttatccatccatctctcaatccatgcatccatccatccgtccatacatacacacatacattcattcattccaatGCTTTCATTCATATATTGCTCAATTCGTTGGTtctttcattcactcactcattcatccattcaatcATGCATCCTCCGTCCACACATTCTTTCATTCagttatttatctattcatttgtaCAGTGTTATTCATTTACtcatatattcattcattcactcactcattcattgaTCTATACTTTAATTCTTATGTATTTTAGTATCTAAGTGATTCCTATTCAAATTGAATGGTTTCATCCATCATCTATTCCTTCATTCTCTTATCGTGGTATTCTTTTCGTGTACGTGTGTGAAATGGTATCTGTTTGATCAATGACTGTTCCCTATCATAATTGCCTTGTCGTTGTCTTCAGCACACCGCCGTGGTGCCTGTATTGCTGCTTGAAATGTACCTCGTGCGTCGCAACTATCAGGCGCGTTCCATAGCACTGCCTGGGACAGTCTTCTTCGGAGCTGCTTACCTCATATGGTATGTGTCTTGATTGTCGTGTTACTAATTGATATATCTTATACTTATCGATGCAACCATTTTCTGAGACACAAGGTTTTTCTGCCCTTGCGAAATTCGATGATACAATTttactttcatttcattttatataAATATTGAGGTATTTTGTTCAGTGTATTGTAGTGACAGATTTTGACGATATCTAACGAATGGGTGGGTGTTGCTATCCCGAAGTAAAATGTCGCGCGTGGGTCTCCTGACGGCTTTCCTTGGAACTGCAACAAAATTTCCGTTTTTATATGTTCTGTTCTTGGGTTTTAACCCTTTAAACCACTGTGCCGCTGACAATATTGAGAAGATATATGAGTGTCTTTAATTCATATACTGACAAAGCAAACTTGGATATTTTCAGATATGGTAGTACATGTaatgggaatttttttttaatgcaggATCCGGATCGTGGCTCACTATGGGGGTTTCTGGGTCTACCCGTTCCTGGAAGTTATGGGTCCAATAGAAACCACCATCTTCAACATGGCTGCCGTAGGGATGCTTTGCGTGTTCTACCTCATTGGTGAATATGTCAACACAAAACTATGGGGtgagaaaattcatttttgtggcATGATAGAGTAAATAAGCACTTGCTAAAGCATGTCGTGTTTTTTGAGTGTTTGGAGTGTGCCTTTTTGCATGGTGGTGTTTGAGATAATGTTTTAGGGGTTTTGATTTAGATCTATAATCTAAGAGTCCCTGGGCTCGAATCTCCTCAATATTATGCCCTTGGAAATAAAGGCATGAACTCACATGTATTTTTCTGATTTAGCTGTGTACGTGGTAGTACCTAGTCCCTAGGACCTAggtgagcacgttaaagaacccatcataATTATAGAAAAGAGTAGAGATTcattcctgtgtgtgtgtggatcaaACCTTAGAGTCCAGTGCCATGTATGGCTTATTCCTTACTGTAATAAAACAACTGACGTTCCTAAAGAATCGGTGAAATataagacatttttttataatatagTAACACACTATATAGAACAAAAGTTCACAAATAGTTTTACGATATTTAAATCATAATGTATGGTACTTTTGTTCTCAGGTCGAGATACGTTCGAAGTTTCGTCAACAAAAAGTCGTAAGAAGAGCAACAAAAGTGCCTAAAACATGGATACAAGATGCACTGCGAGAAGCATTTTCAATCTGTGAAGATTTGTGTGTCATAGTTCCAACGTAGGTCGTAATTGTCAAAATGTGAAATTGAGAACGGATTGAATGTTCAAATGACATTAATGGTGTCTTTCAGATTCCgattcagctttattggttcttggcatggcaaatgacattataaATGCCACATCAAATGTGCCAAAGAATTACATTCCATAAAATCctaaaagttgttacaattcacaaacatacataatcacattttgtAAAAAACCTAGACACTGGATTGAATATAGCAGAGATGGAGAGACAAAGTGGACATAACTATGTCAGCAAACAATAACGtagaatttacaagaaaaaagtaaTTAACTGCATGTTATTCTGTACAGACGCAGTACTAGTGACCTATCGCCACAGAATCGCCATCTTGAAAGAGCAATAAAACAAAGGAGAGTTCATGTCTCTTGGTCTTACTCTTTGTTAGTGCCCGGTAGCGTCCTTCGCGACGGAGGCTATAACCATTCTTTCGTTATTATTTCTTAGTATTCAGTATTTCATATTCGTCTAGTATAATTGTAAAAGTATACAACCAAAACATGTGTAAGAAGACTACAAGAATATGACTTTTTGATTTTACAGTTGTTCCTGTTTTTAAAGTTGTCTGGAACTTTAATCATAATGCTTCTTTTACACTACAAACGAAATAACATCCAATGAATtacaaatacctacatgtatttatcttgttgttgttgactatTGATTGTCATTCGAAACATATTGTGACATATTGTGCGTTAATTCTTACTACAATGCAAGATTCAAACATCGTATTCCTCAGCAATAAATTTCATCTACATTGATATTCTTATTATGTTGTGATCGATTAATTTCAAGCTCACATTATTGAGAATACACAATGTGTGTGTCAGTCTACTACACGGCTATATATAGTGATACTCGTCAAGTCGCTATTTTACGGTTTCTTTTCTGCATGCCTATGGATGTATATGTTTATTTATACCCCTAGGGCCCTATCACTTTCTGGTGTACTACTCCTATGTCGAAGAACCGCAGAGAAATTTGACTGGCCATACTGCCAATAAGTCTATACATGCAAAAACTCGCGGCAACACACATGAAAATAAGCACAACACACAAAATAACCATCAAAGGAAGGAGGAAGGCAACAGTGTCCATGTTTATGATACTTGGAGCAGGAGTGACGGTTTTATATTTCCAGTCGTCAACACTTCGAACTTGTCGGCCATGTTTCTTTCTCTTGAGGACAAGTTTTGAATCCGATGTCGTGTATAACTGTTTGGGCTGATCTACATCTAATTCTGATGGACTCTCGCGATATATCCCAACTCTCGAGTGACCATGAGGAGTCCCAACTCTCGCGTGATCTTGAGGAGTCCCAACTCTCGCAAGATCTTGAGAAACAGCATGTCGTGCCTTGACCCATAGTTTTGGGTTTAGACGTGCTGCAAGGCTGTTTTGATATGGTGTTGTTTGAACAACAGTCTGCTTTTCAAGCTGTGCAAGTTTGCTGTCTACCTGGTCATCTGCTGAATTTCTGGGATCGTTGCCAGCATTTTCAAAGTCTATCTGTATACCTTTCAAGCTTTTGGAAGGCTTGAGGCGCAGCAGTATAGAATCTTGCATGGCATAAATTCTTATAAAGAGTAGTCCTGTCTGGTTGCTATTTTCGCTAGCTGTGCTTTTCCATGGTTTGTCCACAAGAGGAATGCCGAGTGTCGTCATTTCCGCCTCCGCCGTTGCAGAGTTCAAGAGAAAAATCAACGTCAACAAATATAGGCCCAACTGAGTGAACTTTTGCATGTCGTAGTGAATTCAGCACGTCAACGTGGTCCTTGGAAAGGCACACGTCGTTGTCAGATAAGCCTACAAGCAGAAGAATACATTTTGTGTTGATTTCAGTACCCCCATTGCATTAATGTCACAAATGTCTATATGTATGATACTCAGGTATAACGGCAGTCAATCCAGGTCAAAACGGATTCATTTAATGTTTGACATCTTATCATTGATTGCTGCCAATCATGATTAATAAGCATATACAAAATCTATCGACTAGTAATCTCCAAAACATCATGTGCagcattttgccattctgtATCGTTCCCATTCACCGTGAAACCGAAAATACTCCAGCTCAGTTCTATTTAATATACATGATACAGCAACGTTAGCTGTAGAGTACCAACGACTGCAATCGCTTCATGACACAACGAATGATAAACAATTTTACTCACGTTATCCTGCTGAAAGCTACTTCAGATTTCCCAGATGTGTGGGAACCCAGTTGTTTTAACGCTACCTCTGTATGTTGGAGAGCGAAGAACATTCTAAGAAAACTTACCGTCTTTCCCGTGGCCTACTGCATAATGTTGTCCTTGGCGAACCAACCTCTCTCCACCATGTCCACTGGCCGAGTCAGTGTGCCAGATAATGTATACACCCCACATATGTATGCAGTGACTTGAAAACCGTGGGCAGTGGTTTCTTCTAGGAAACGGTTCTCTTGGCACTGACGATCACACTGTGTCAACGTACATTCATTCGATCAAACACAAGGCTACCTTCCAAATATACTTCAACATCAAGTCTCATCAAGTTGTAAATGCAAGCCCTTGCTTGaacaaaaatttgaatattCAAAGGCTAATCATTTTACAAAGGCAAATGGATGTGCTGTGAGTTGTATCTTTATGTAAGCCATACGTTGAGATTTTGTTTGCAAATTTGGAAGATTTCACGGTACAATGACGTATCCCCAtgatccgccatctttgtttgcgCAGTCGAGGTTGGACAGTTCGATATGTGATGTGGAATGTCCCGGATGTCCACGAATGTGTCGACAACAAACACCCCGCCTCTATTTTTCACGGATACAGGGTGCAGATAGGTCACTGCGATTTACATAGCAGAACAAATACTGGGACACTTTCGGGCCAAGGATCCAAATCCAATCCAAAATCATTGCCTGCAGGAAGCTTGAGAATGTACTgctttgggcgtgtttgtgtgttcgcacAAAGAACTCAATATCCTTACAATACTAAATTTGTATGGATTTTGCTACGTGTGTATTTCTTGAGATCGTAGAGAAACAAtgcgattttgggccccccagCAGCTATTGAAGGTACTGCAGTGTTACAGGAGGACACACTCGTCATGAGGTAGCGTGGTATAAGCCATGGACAGTTCACCAGCTGTCCTTGATTGACGAATGATCCTTTATAAGGGAGTAGGATTAATTAGAATGGAGGGTAGCTATATGAGACGATTACTAGCATTTGTGGCAGTTGGTGCTTTATTGTAATActttcaagaaataaaaaaaaatcaactccGTAGGTGGCACCTCGCAcaacgaggatgaactgaactgatctgAAAACACAACACTGCTGTAGCACGGCAGATACTCATATGTTCGGACAAGGACGTTTTTCTTCTATAAGATATAATTTCCTTGGTTTGGACAAGAaggttatatcagatataacctccttggtttggacCATTACAACTTGAATATCATTCTTTGTTTTACAGACGATGATGGATATCCAAATGGAAGCGAAAAACTAAAATGTACAATTGTTTCCTATTTTCTATGCAACGTTTCCCCAATCTGTTTCATGTTAAACGCATTCAGAATTCTTTAAAAATTAAACATTGATTCAGAAGTGGTTTATGTTCTTTTGTATGGATCCCTAGACTGATATAGTACGTGTCACAGAGGACAGCTTCAAGATTTTCCGAGGTTTTCAATAGTAGGTCTATctattatacattatacacatGACATGAAAAGGTAATCAGGGAGGTCAAGGGTTAAGTATTGAGGTCAGAGGTTATgtttaaaagtttgtaaatttcagcaaggtccattttctttctgttttcaggCTGCAAATAACATCGGCGTACAGAATAAAATATCCTATAAGGTTGCAGTCTACCCTAGCATAGTTTAGAGTCTTTG
The sequence above is drawn from the Branchiostoma floridae strain S238N-H82 chromosome 17, Bfl_VNyyK, whole genome shotgun sequence genome and encodes:
- the LOC118404127 gene encoding androgen-induced gene 1 protein-like isoform X1, which encodes MASAKVVHHLVVFIVLFTANYHDFVEGFSSNLSFKSGGGERKGASYAGQWKYLSILVSVAQTVFFGSCVLSDLLEAILGRKPNVLKAIQDYLFGVLLFPMAMMVQCLFWALYAVDRELVYPSALDAVIPKWLNHVWHTAVVPVLLLEMYLVRRNYQARSIALPGTVFFGAAYLIWIRIVAHYGGFWVYPFLEVMGPIETTIFNMAAVGMLCVFYLIGEYVNTKLWGRDTFEVSSTKSRKKSNKSA
- the LOC118404127 gene encoding androgen-induced gene 1 protein-like isoform X2, with the translated sequence MAGIVLVRTCAVHVVLLLVYVIVEREYSTNVIPVHQTNNKFGRRYCYLTQLNMVAQTVFFGSCVLSDLLEAILGRKPNVLKAIQDYLFGVLLFPMAMMVQCLFWALYAVDRELVYPSALDAVIPKWLNHVWHTAVVPVLLLEMYLVRRNYQARSIALPGTVFFGAAYLIWIRIVAHYGGFWVYPFLEVMGPIETTIFNMAAVGMLCVFYLIGEYVNTKLWGRDTFEVSSTKSRKKSNKSA